In Rutidosis leptorrhynchoides isolate AG116_Rl617_1_P2 chromosome 2, CSIRO_AGI_Rlap_v1, whole genome shotgun sequence, one genomic interval encodes:
- the LOC139891036 gene encoding thiohydroximate-O-sulfate sulfur/sulfate-lyase (nitrile-forming) NSP5 has product MSITQGKWIKLNQKGTGPGARSSHAITIVGEKAYAFGGEFKPRVPVDNSLYVFDLNELTWSVAEVTGDTPPPRVGVTMASIGETIYVFGGRDATHAELNELYSFDTCTNKWTLLSTGDTGPAHRSYHSVASDDRHMYIFGGCGVNGRLNDLWAYDVVDKIWAKYPLPGDNLKGRGGPGLGAVGGKIWVVYGFAGMEVDDVHFFDPKIEKWTQVETTGEKPSPRSVFSTVVVGKYIYVCGGEIDPSDLGHMGAGRFTHEVYVLDTETLVWKLVEDGSGGGDHPGPRGWCAFSSGKRDGKEGLLVYGGNSPSNDRLDDIYFFTPCLE; this is encoded by the exons ATGTCGATAACTCAAGGCAAATGGATTAAG TTGAACCAAAAAGGAACTGGTCCTGGTGCAAGAAGTTCTCATGCAATCACCATTGTTGGAGAAAAAGCTTACGCCTTTGGTGGTGAATTCAAACCCCGTGTACCCGTCGACAACTCACTCTACGTCTTTGATCTAAACGAGCTAACATGGTCCGTAGCTGAAGTAACCGGGGACACACCCCCACCTCGAGTTGGTGTAACCATGGCTTCTATTGGTGAGACCATATATGTCTTTGGTGGTAGGGATGCCACACATGCAGAGCTTAATGAACTCTATTCTTTTGACACATGTACAAACAAGTGGACCCTACTTTCCACTGGGGACACTGGGCCTGCTCACCGTAGCTACCACTCAGTAGCCTCGGATGACCGCCATATGTACATATTTGGTGGGTGTGGTGTTAATGGTAGGCTAAATGATTTATGGGCTTATGATGTTGTTGACAAGATATGGGCCAAGTATCCTTTACCAGGAGATAATCTCAAAGGCAGAGGTGGGCCTGGGCTTGGGGCTGTTGGAGGGAAAATATGGGTGGTATATGGGTTTGCGGGTATGGAGGTTGATGATGTGCATTTCTTTGACCCGAAAATTGAAAAGTGGACCCAAGTCGAGACAACGGGCGAGAAACCTAGTCCTAGAAGTGTGTTTTCTACTGTTGTAGTTGGGAAATATATTTATGTATGCGGTGGAGAAATAGACCCTAGCGATTTAGGTCACATGGGTGCGGGGAGGTTCACGCACGAGGTCTATGTGTTGGATACTGAGACACTTGTGTGGAAGTTGGTGGAGGATGGTTCTGGTGGCGGGGACCACCCGGGTCCACGAGGGTGGTGTGCATTTTCGAGTGGGAAGCGAGATGGCAAAGAGGGTTTGTTGGTGTACGGTGGCAATTCGCCAAGTAATGATCGGTTGGATGATATTTACTTTTTTACCCCTTGCTTGGAGTAA